The following proteins come from a genomic window of Triticum aestivum cultivar Chinese Spring chromosome 6A, IWGSC CS RefSeq v2.1, whole genome shotgun sequence:
- the LOC123130965 gene encoding wiskott-Aldrich syndrome protein homolog 1 has translation MKLPGGATRAWLVDFLRRLFSALRQRAFWAVTAGGNKEAKKRRRRRVNRAAAEAVLIHPAPIATEDLMPPLGTLAATDAALLPPAPLAAEAEAEGLTPTRGALSRTSTIVLDGAPLSSEDPTPPDGFLRATNGIILHSAAAAPTGPASVAPATGGKLEDDGGFTLVVGKKRKRGNAQAALGPVASPPAPRRGPPRGWFRHHARPAPPPPSRRIPLAARVRPPATASIPASSPALAPSVPAATARGPASSPAPAATGSGPAASPSSIIPQELDDREKERSLHLQFWEEMSKLKGDKIYCLICYLERRQKLVTMQNDQGDIKRHNKAFHKGRLVKCRSKGCLLVATNGHDIGIHAICCHPHML, from the exons ATGAAGCTTCCCGGAGGCGCGACGCGCGCTTGGCTAGTCGATTTCCTGCGCCGTCTGTTCTCTGCCCTGCGCCAGAGAGCGTTCTGGGCGGTGACGGCGGGGGGAAACAAAGAAGCCAAGAAACGGCGGCGCCGACGAGTCAACCGCGCCGCCGCCGAAGCAGTCCTCATCCACCCCGCGCCTATCGCCACAGAGGACCTAATGCCGCCACTCGGCACCCTCGCAGCCACCGACGCGGCGCTCCTCCCTCCCGCGCCTCTcgccgccgaggccgaggccgagggcctcacGCCGACACGCGGCGCCCTCTCCCGCACCAGCACCATCGTCCTCGACGGGGCGCCGCTCTCCTCCGAGGACCCTACCCCACCGGACGGCTTCCTCCGGGCCACCAATGGCATCATCCTCCACTCGGCGGCTGCCGCCCCGACGGGCCCCGCGTCGGTGGCCCCAGCCACCGGCGGGAAGCTGGAAGATGACGGTGGCTTTACCCTAGTCGTGGGCAAGAAGAGGAAGCGGGGGAATGCCCAGGCCGCCCTCGGCCCTGTTGCCTCGCCACCTGCTCCGCGTCGTGGCCCGCCGAGGGGCTGGTTTCGGCACCATgctcgccccgctcctcctcctccgagccGCCGTATTCCGCTCGCAGCCCGGGTGAGGCCTCCTGCCACGGCCAGTATCCCAGCTTCGTCTCCTGCACTTGCTCCCAGCGTCCCTGCTGCCACGGCCAGAGGCCCAGCTTCGTCCCCTGCACCTGCTGCCACGGGCAGCGGCCCTGCTGCGTCCCCTTCTTCCATCATCCCTCAG GAACTGGACGACAGGGAAAAGGAGCGATCCCTTCACCTACAGTTCTGGGAGGAGATGTCAAAGCTGAAAGGCGACAAGATATACTGTCTGATCTGTTACTTGGAGCGTCGCCAAAAACTAGTGACTATGCAGAATGATCAgggtgatatcaaacgtcacaataaaGCATTTCACAAGGGGCGTCTTGTGAAATGCAGAAGTAAGGGTTGCCTTTTGGTGGCAACTAACGGACACGACATTGGCATTCATGCCATTTGTTGCCACCCTCacatgctctga